A window of Juglans regia cultivar Chandler chromosome 7, Walnut 2.0, whole genome shotgun sequence contains these coding sequences:
- the LOC108991895 gene encoding transcription elongation factor TFIIS-like has product MERELVELFEAAKKAAGAAASADGGAEEIRCLDALHQLKNFPVTYHLLVSTQVGKHLRHLTRHPRKKIQSFASDLIEIWKDIVIKETNKNRRNESSDDKDSVKVEMVNPETAKAEKDMKTSVRFSKAESIKVVKTERNGMPSLEKVSRTDAVKTGRKVRSVDVGKIEKTDLAENDKLEKIIKEEKRASGVKKPLVCPGPPKLMSMIKSNDAMRDKVRELLHEALSRVSNEANEDIQDEVNACDPIRVAVSVESILFDNWGSSQGAQKAKYRSLMFNLKDAKNPDFRRRVLLGHVKPEWLVNMSTAEMASDKRQNENRLIEERALFDCERGAPPKETTDQFRCGRCGQRKCTYYQMQTRSADEPMTTYVTCVNCNNHWKFC; this is encoded by the exons ATGGAGAGAGAGCTGGTTGAATTGTTCGAAGCTGCGAAGAAAGCTGCAGGCGCTGCGGCCTCCGCTGACGGAGGAGCCGAGGAAATCCGATGCCTTGATGCCTTACACCAGCTCAAGAATTTTCCTGTCACTTATCATCTTCTTGTCTCCACTCAG GTCGGGAAGCATCTTCGACATCTCACAAGGCATCCTAGGAAGAAAATCCAATCATTTGCTTCTGACCTGATTGAGATATGGAAAGACATAGTTATAAAGGagacaaacaaaaatagaagaaatgaaAGCTCTGATGACAAGGATTCTGTAAAAGTTGAGATGGTAAATCCGGAGACTGCCAAGGCTGAGAAGGATATGAAGACATCTGTGAGGTTTTCAAAGGCTGAAAGTATCAAGGTTGTGAAAACTGAACGCAATGGTATGCCGAGCTTGGAGAAAGTTTCAAGGACAGATGCTGTCAAGACAGGGAGAAAGGTTCGAAGTGTTGATGTTGGCAAGATTGAGAAAACCGATTTAGCTGAAAACGATAAGCTTGAAAAGATAATCAAAGAAGAGAAGCGAGCTTCTGGAGTGAAGAAACCATTAGTATGTCCCGGTCCACCAAAGCTTATGTCAATGATCAAATCTAATGATGCCATGCGGGACAAAGTACGAGAGCTTCTTCACGAAGCTTTGTCTAGAGTTTCTAACGAGGCTAATGAGGACATTCAGGATGAAGTGAATGCATGCGACCCAATTCGAGTAGCTGTTTCAGTAGAGTCCATTCTGTTTGATAATTGGGGCAGTTCTCAAGGGGCTCAAAAGGCCAAGTATAGATCATTAATGTTTAACCTTAAGGACGCCAAAAACCCAGACTTTCGGAGAAGGGTACTTCTTGGACATGTCAAACCAGAGTGGCTCGTCAACATGAGCACAGCAGAAATGGCAAGTGACAAGAGGCAAAATGAGAATCGATTGATTGAAGAGAGAGCTTTATTTGACTGTGAGCGTGGAGCACCACCCAAAGAGACAACTGATCAATTCAGGTGCGGTCGATGTGGGCAACGCAAATGCACCTACTACCAAATGCAGACGCGCAGTGCGGATGAGCCAATGACAACGTACGTAACATGTGTAAATTGCAATAACCATTGGAAATTCTGTTAG